A region from the Hydra vulgaris chromosome 10, alternate assembly HydraT2T_AEP genome encodes:
- the LOC136085916 gene encoding uncharacterized protein LOC136085916 isoform X2 produces the protein MLCAHQLPRALKRKLISLFIKEFFELRRELEKKKMTIWIFISFVISSFVIVSTLPLNAAVLYAIINNSSFHSKFHAILFNISLSDLLTALVLCPTSLYINIQKLRGFGIQSNTDLFFRYSIVLLSKVYLITMILLAADRVVSLRHPKYYRKLRVFYVVVAVVLSWIISFLTSIYFFYSDFSKYLSITFICFVSPTVVINLIVVSYFQLHLRNSRKKTLRLLLQKEHSACQSGLKPQYNPDLTFYKMEKRAADTYWYITLSFIIVYMPILGTCGFLHTRKHDSIEAQKAQKVIYILVMTSCIIKIFSFLTRLTALRKACINQFQSHRAIEKKWREESLCHPKPMQDIDNQVEEHSV, from the coding sequence ATGCTTTGTGCGCACCAACTCCCACGCGCTTTAAAACGAAAactaataagtttatttataaaagaattttttgagcTTCGGagagaattagaaaaaaagaaaatgaccATTTGGATATTTATCTCTTTCGTTATATCAAGCTTCGTGATAGTAAGCACGCTTCCTTTGAATGCTGCAGTGTTATATGCAATTATAAACAACTCTAGTTTTCATTCAAAATTCCAcgccattttatttaatatttcgtTAAGTGATTTGCTCACAGCATTAGTTCTCTGTCCAACATCGTTGTAcattaatattcaaaaactaaGAGGCTTTGGAATACAGAGCAACacagatttattttttaggtatAGTATAGTACTACTATCAAAAGTTTACTTAATAACTATGATTCTTTTGGCAGCTGACCGCGTTGTATCATTGAGACATCCTAAGTACTACAGAAAATTACGCGTTTTCTACGTAGTTGTAGCCGTGGTATTGAGCTggataatttcatttttaacctCGATATACTTTTTCTACTCAGACTTCAGTAAATACCTTTCAATAacgtttatttgttttgtaaGCCCAACAGTAGTCATTAATTTAATAGTGGTAAGCTATTTTCAATTACATTTACGCAATTCTCGGAAAAAGACATTACGACTATTGTTACAAAAAGAGCATTCTGCCTGCCAATCGGGGTTAAAACCTCAATATAATCCAGATTTGACATTTTACAAAATGGAAAAAAGAGCAGCGGACACATATTGGTATATAACgttatcatttattattgtatacaTGCCGATTTTAGGAACTTGCGGGTTTTTGCATACACGCAAACATGACTCTATTGAAGCACAGAAAGCGCAAAAAGTCATTTACATACTCGTAATGACTAGTTGCATCATTAAAATCTTCAGCTTTCTAACTCGACTTACAGCACTGCGTAAAGCATGCATCAACCAGTTCCAGAGTCACCGCGCCATCGAAAAAAAATGGAGAGAAGAAAGTTTGTGCCATCCAAAGCCAATGCAAGACATTGATAATCAAGTTGAAGAACATTCCGTTTAA